The Desmonostoc muscorum LEGE 12446 genome includes a region encoding these proteins:
- a CDS encoding DegT/DnrJ/EryC1/StrS family aminotransferase yields MIPFVDLKTQYLSIKDEIDTAVLKVLESTQFVLGNEVKALEQEFADYCNADYGIAVNTGTSALHLALLAAGIGAGDEVITVPFTFVATTAAICYTGATPVFVDIDPVSYTIDVSQIEKAITERTKAILPVHLYGQPANMEPILEIARRHGLVVIEDAAQAHGAEYKGQRVGSIGDFGCFSFYPGKNLGAYGEGGMVVTKNPEYARTMGMLRDWGQERRYHHILKGYNYRMDGIQGAILRVKLRYIEAWTEARISHAAQYDKLLADSGVSTPTVMPYSRHVYHVYAVRSPERDVLQQSLQEMEIQTGIHYPIPVHLQPAYAEFGYKAGDFPHSEAASKEVLSLPMYAELTTESQTQVAKAVISLTQEFNVRSR; encoded by the coding sequence ATGATTCCATTTGTAGACCTAAAAACCCAGTATTTAAGTATTAAAGACGAAATCGATACCGCCGTCTTGAAAGTACTTGAAAGTACGCAATTCGTCTTAGGCAATGAAGTCAAAGCTTTAGAACAAGAGTTTGCAGATTACTGCAATGCAGATTATGGCATTGCTGTCAATACAGGTACTAGTGCCCTGCATCTAGCATTACTAGCAGCAGGCATCGGTGCTGGTGACGAAGTAATTACGGTACCTTTCACCTTTGTAGCGACCACAGCAGCAATTTGTTACACCGGAGCCACACCTGTTTTTGTAGATATCGATCCTGTTTCCTACACCATCGATGTCAGCCAAATTGAAAAAGCGATTACTGAACGCACCAAAGCTATCCTACCCGTGCATTTGTACGGTCAACCAGCAAACATGGAGCCAATTTTGGAAATTGCCCGTCGTCACGGTTTGGTGGTGATAGAAGATGCAGCCCAAGCTCACGGGGCTGAGTACAAAGGGCAACGGGTTGGTAGTATTGGGGATTTCGGTTGTTTTAGTTTTTACCCTGGGAAAAATTTAGGGGCTTACGGAGAGGGAGGCATGGTAGTCACCAAAAATCCCGAATATGCCCGCACTATGGGAATGCTGCGCGACTGGGGTCAAGAACGCAGGTATCACCATATTCTCAAAGGTTACAACTATCGCATGGATGGCATCCAGGGAGCGATTTTACGGGTGAAGTTACGCTACATCGAAGCCTGGACAGAAGCCAGAATAAGCCACGCAGCACAATACGACAAACTCTTGGCAGACTCTGGTGTTAGTACGCCGACTGTGATGCCCTACAGCCGTCACGTTTACCATGTCTACGCAGTGCGATCGCCAGAGCGAGATGTCCTGCAACAAAGCCTGCAAGAGATGGAAATTCAAACAGGGATTCATTACCCAATTCCAGTTCATCTCCAGCCAGCATATGCTGAATTCGGCTATAAAGCTGGAGATTTTCCGCATTCAGAAGCAGCATCTAAGGAAGTGTTATCCCTACCGATGTATGCAGAACTAACCACAGAGTCACAAACTCAGGTTGCCAAGGCAGTAATTAGCTTAACCCAGGAGTTCAATGTCCGATCCAGGTAA
- a CDS encoding GDP-mannose 4,6-dehydratase, protein MQNQRILITGGAGFIGSELAHQIIAKTTNQVVVVDNLVNGQQKNLENLPSDRFELVVADIRDSDRIAKLMSGVDIVFHLACLGVRHSIHSPFENHEVNATATLQLLSAARAAGVSRFVYVSSSEVYGTARWVPMTEEHPTFPMTVYGGSKLAGECYTRAFYETYSYPTVVVRPFNAYGPRCHHEGDSGEVIPKFLLRSMAGKPMVIFGDGSQTRDFTYVGDTARGIMLAGFTDSAIGQTINLGSGFEIAINDLAQEIASIVERADTGVIHDESRPGDVLRLYAETTKAYKLLGFKPEVSLREGLIKLRDWYLSFGKSPEVLLENEIVRNWDVGRSKQRV, encoded by the coding sequence ATGCAAAATCAACGAATTTTAATCACAGGTGGTGCAGGCTTCATCGGCTCTGAACTAGCACATCAAATAATAGCTAAAACAACAAACCAGGTGGTGGTTGTTGATAATTTGGTTAATGGACAACAAAAGAACCTAGAAAATTTACCTAGCGATCGCTTTGAATTAGTTGTGGCAGACATTCGAGATAGCGATCGCATAGCTAAATTAATGTCGGGTGTAGATATCGTTTTTCATCTAGCCTGCTTGGGTGTCCGGCATTCCATCCACTCGCCATTTGAAAATCATGAAGTTAATGCCACAGCAACTCTCCAGCTATTAAGCGCAGCGAGAGCAGCAGGAGTAAGTCGGTTTGTGTATGTCTCAAGTTCTGAAGTTTATGGTACTGCCCGTTGGGTACCAATGACAGAAGAACACCCAACTTTTCCCATGACTGTTTATGGTGGTTCTAAGTTAGCCGGAGAATGTTATACTAGGGCGTTCTACGAAACATATAGCTACCCAACTGTTGTAGTACGTCCTTTCAACGCCTATGGCCCCCGTTGTCACCATGAAGGAGATAGCGGAGAAGTCATACCCAAGTTTTTACTGCGTAGCATGGCTGGCAAGCCAATGGTAATTTTTGGTGATGGTAGCCAGACTAGAGACTTCACTTATGTTGGCGATACGGCTAGGGGGATTATGTTGGCAGGATTTACAGACTCTGCCATCGGACAAACCATCAATTTGGGCAGTGGCTTTGAAATTGCCATTAATGATTTGGCTCAGGAAATAGCATCAATAGTAGAACGAGCAGACACGGGCGTGATTCATGATGAATCTCGTCCTGGTGATGTATTGCGTTTGTATGCTGAAACTACAAAAGCGTACAAACTGTTGGGATTCAAGCCGGAAGTATCACTGCGCGAAGGTTTGATCAAACTGAGAGATTGGTATTTGAGTTTTGGAAAATCTCCAGAAGTCCTACTAGAAAATGAAATTGTACGCAACTGGGATGTAGGGAGGAGCAAACAGCGTGTCTGA
- a CDS encoding ABC transporter permease codes for MNSKGITSKPELIIEAGQTEQQYWKDLWRYRELFYFLSWRDILVRYKQTAIGMLWALIRPFLTMIVFSVIFGNLAKLPSEGTAPYPILVFAALLPWQFFANSLSECSNSLISNANLISKVYFPRLIVPASSVIVSFVDFLVSGMILLGLMAWYNFVPSWRILSLPLFIGIAFAASLGVGLWLAALNVEYRDFRYIVPFIVQFGLYISPVGFSSSIIPEQWRLLYYLNPMVGVIDGFRWAILGGESKLYWTGFTLSLGLVALLLVSSIWYFRKMERTFADVI; via the coding sequence ATGAATAGTAAAGGAATTACGTCAAAGCCAGAGTTGATAATTGAAGCTGGACAAACAGAGCAGCAGTATTGGAAAGACCTATGGCGCTACCGAGAGCTATTTTATTTCCTGTCTTGGCGTGATATTTTAGTTCGCTATAAGCAAACAGCAATTGGTATGCTTTGGGCACTGATTCGACCATTTTTAACCATGATCGTGTTCAGCGTCATCTTCGGAAACTTGGCGAAATTACCTTCAGAGGGGACAGCACCGTATCCAATACTGGTATTTGCCGCCTTGCTACCTTGGCAATTTTTTGCCAATTCCCTAAGTGAGTGTAGTAACAGCCTAATTAGTAACGCCAATTTGATTTCTAAAGTGTACTTTCCGCGCCTGATTGTACCTGCTAGTTCAGTGATTGTTAGCTTCGTGGACTTTCTCGTTTCTGGGATGATTCTTTTAGGGTTGATGGCTTGGTATAATTTTGTTCCCAGTTGGCGGATATTATCCTTACCGTTATTTATTGGCATCGCCTTTGCTGCTTCACTAGGAGTAGGGCTGTGGTTGGCAGCTTTGAATGTGGAATATCGAGACTTCCGCTACATTGTGCCGTTTATTGTGCAATTTGGCCTATACATATCGCCTGTAGGTTTTAGTAGCAGCATTATCCCAGAACAATGGCGTTTGCTCTACTATTTAAATCCAATGGTAGGCGTGATTGATGGCTTTCGCTGGGCTATTTTAGGGGGAGAGTCCAAACTTTACTGGACTGGATTCACACTATCTTTAGGACTAGTTGCCCTGTTACTGGTAAGTAGCATTTGGTACTTCCGCAAAATGGAACGGACATTTGCTGACGTAATTTAA
- a CDS encoding DegT/DnrJ/EryC1/StrS family aminotransferase, with translation MGEAEAEAAKRAIMSGWVTQGPEVATFEQEFAAYVGGNYACAVSNCTTALHLALLAVGVQPGDEVITVSHSYIATANSIRYCGGIPVFVDIEPQTYNINPMLIEDVISDRTRAILIVHQIGMPCDLKAILDIAHRYELPVIEDAACAIGSEILWDGQWEKIGKPHGDIACFSFHPRKVITTGDGGMLTTNNPEWDKQFRLWRQHGMSVPDTVRHGAKQVIFESYPMLGYNYRMTDIQAAVGREQLKRLPEIVERRRYLAQQYQEKLADIPGLKLPTEPNWAKSNWQSFCVRLTEKYDQLQVMQAMLDAGIATRRGIMCAHRESAYQTEAWSCGVEPKACKCEIGKCDRLSESEQAQDHTVLLPLFHQMTQQEQDYVVEVLKIACQV, from the coding sequence ATGGGCGAAGCCGAGGCTGAAGCAGCTAAACGTGCGATTATGTCTGGCTGGGTAACACAAGGACCAGAAGTTGCCACCTTTGAACAAGAATTTGCAGCTTACGTAGGAGGAAACTACGCTTGTGCTGTATCCAATTGCACTACTGCACTGCATTTAGCGCTGTTAGCTGTAGGTGTGCAACCTGGGGATGAAGTGATTACTGTCAGCCATTCTTATATTGCCACTGCCAACAGTATTCGGTACTGCGGCGGAATACCAGTGTTTGTGGATATTGAACCACAGACATATAACATCAACCCGATGTTAATTGAAGATGTGATTAGCGATCGCACCCGTGCCATTCTGATTGTCCATCAGATCGGGATGCCTTGCGACCTCAAAGCAATCCTGGATATTGCCCACCGCTACGAGTTGCCAGTAATTGAAGATGCAGCTTGTGCGATCGGTAGTGAAATTCTCTGGGATGGGCAATGGGAGAAAATTGGCAAGCCACATGGCGATATCGCTTGCTTTTCTTTTCACCCCCGCAAAGTAATCACCACTGGTGACGGTGGGATGCTGACTACAAATAATCCCGAATGGGACAAACAGTTTCGCCTCTGGCGGCAACATGGGATGAGCGTCCCCGATACTGTACGCCACGGTGCAAAACAAGTGATATTTGAGTCATATCCCATGCTGGGTTACAACTACCGCATGACTGATATTCAAGCAGCAGTTGGGCGAGAACAACTCAAACGGCTTCCAGAGATTGTGGAACGTCGGCGTTATTTGGCACAGCAATATCAGGAAAAGCTAGCAGATATACCGGGATTAAAGTTACCCACCGAGCCAAACTGGGCAAAGAGTAACTGGCAAAGTTTTTGTGTCAGGCTCACAGAGAAATACGACCAGTTACAAGTGATGCAGGCAATGTTAGATGCTGGCATTGCTACGCGACGTGGGATTATGTGCGCTCACCGTGAAAGTGCTTATCAAACTGAAGCTTGGTCATGTGGAGTTGAGCCGAAAGCTTGTAAATGTGAAATTGGAAAGTGCGATCGCCTTTCTGAGAGTGAGCAAGCACAAGATCATACAGTCCTGCTACCCCTGTTTCATCAGATGACTCAGCAGGAACAGGACTATGTGGTGGAAGTTCTGAAGATCGCTTGTCAGGTTTAG
- a CDS encoding acyltransferase codes for MAVNDDVKLGTNVKIFHPHLVNLYGCVIGDDTKIGTFVEIQKDVTVGNRCKISSHSFLCEGVVLEDEVFIGHGVMFTNDLYPRATNEDGSLKTDDDWYTIKTLVKRCASIGSNATILPGVTIGEKAIIGSGATVTHDVPDYAIVVGVPARVIGDVRDRQNLQMSASSL; via the coding sequence ATGGCTGTAAATGATGATGTTAAGTTAGGCACAAACGTCAAGATTTTTCATCCCCATCTCGTCAACCTCTACGGTTGCGTTATTGGGGATGATACGAAAATCGGTACATTTGTCGAAATTCAGAAAGATGTCACGGTAGGAAATCGGTGTAAAATTTCATCCCACAGTTTTCTGTGTGAAGGCGTTGTCCTAGAAGATGAAGTGTTTATTGGTCATGGAGTCATGTTTACTAATGACCTTTATCCCCGTGCAACCAATGAAGATGGCAGTTTAAAAACAGATGATGACTGGTATACAATCAAGACTTTAGTAAAACGCTGTGCATCTATTGGTAGTAATGCTACCATCCTGCCAGGTGTAACTATTGGTGAAAAAGCCATCATTGGTTCTGGAGCAACAGTAACTCACGATGTTCCTGATTATGCAATTGTAGTTGGAGTCCCCGCCCGTGTCATAGGGGATGTCCGCGATCGCCAAAATTTGCAAATGTCAGCTAGTAGTTTGTGA
- a CDS encoding N,N-dimethylformamidase beta subunit family domain-containing protein, which translates to MANLFSNQVPSIGNYTDSVPYELGLKFRSAEGGQILAVRFWKAPSETGTHVGNIWTETGTLLASATFTNETASGWQQQTLDTPVNIQANTTYVVSVNINAYYVATYDDLGSPIVNGDLSSVADGSNGVFNVTPGAFPTGSFRNTNYFRDIDFVAVPLPTITKISGDNQTGVGATPLPNPLVVQVKDAAGNPQSGVTVNFAVTSGGGSVSPVSAVTDTNGQASTTLTLGANPGATTFITNTVSATAQEVGSVIFSATTSPSGTSQTILTTQVPTFPNSTDSVPYELGLKFRSSRGGQVAAIRFWKAASETGTHIGKIWTAAGTLIASVTFTNETASGWQEQLLETPINIQGNSIYVVSVNVNAYYVTTYDELVNPIVSGDLSSVADGNNGVFNVNPNSFPAASFRNANYYRDIAFVVGSNLIKVSGDNQSGATGAALTNPLVVQVVNAQNNPQSGVTVNFDIISGGGSVSPASVVTDGSGQASTTLTLGQAPSAPGAVIVSAIAPGIGSTTFSATAIPANPNPVYLENLNPGTTNWKLDNRGSGEIAGYTSVTSVNKGESLDIKVSLGQAGQYTIDVYRLGYYGGTGGRLIASSGLLNGTTQAACTVDPDTRLVECNWTTSYVLQVGNNWTSGIYVAKLTDQATGVVAHVWFVVRDDSSTADILFNSAISTVLAYSSTGGYSLYSSNSIGGERAFKVSYDRPFAQATYQNSNEADTPLRWEYNMVRWLESLGYDVTYTDSMQIHTNGQKLLNHKVFLSVGHDEYWSKEMRDHIEAARDGGINLGFFSANTGYWRVRFENSTLAAGQVKPNRVMACYKPDWTLDPVAQQQGPSAATNKFRSVQNQRPENSLLGVMYGSDLDTYGGFNFVVANASDPYYANTGLKNGDQLAMLVGYEWDFIVNNGSTPPGLVMLSQSPVVPANVLPNFDEPVGERALPANQDFTKSHSARYTAGSGAKVFASGSIQWAWGLDSDGVSPFREDIRAKQITVNILADMGAKPQAPNASLIVP; encoded by the coding sequence ATGGCTAACCTCTTTAGCAATCAAGTTCCGAGCATTGGAAATTACACTGATAGCGTTCCCTACGAATTAGGCCTGAAATTCCGCAGCGCCGAAGGGGGACAGATTTTAGCCGTTCGCTTCTGGAAAGCCCCTAGCGAGACAGGAACTCATGTTGGCAATATCTGGACAGAAACGGGAACTCTTTTAGCAAGCGCCACTTTTACAAACGAGACAGCTTCTGGCTGGCAGCAGCAGACTCTGGACACGCCAGTTAACATTCAAGCCAATACCACTTATGTGGTCTCTGTCAACATAAATGCCTACTACGTCGCTACTTACGATGATCTGGGTAGCCCCATAGTCAATGGGGATCTTAGCTCAGTGGCAGACGGTAGCAACGGGGTGTTTAATGTGACTCCAGGAGCCTTCCCAACAGGTTCTTTCCGCAACACTAACTATTTTCGTGACATTGACTTTGTAGCTGTTCCCCTGCCTACGATTACAAAGATCAGTGGCGACAATCAGACTGGTGTAGGCGCAACTCCCTTACCCAACCCTTTGGTTGTTCAAGTCAAAGACGCTGCTGGTAATCCTCAGTCAGGGGTCACAGTGAATTTTGCCGTTACCAGTGGTGGAGGGTCGGTTTCGCCTGTTAGCGCAGTAACCGATACTAATGGGCAGGCTAGTACCACCTTAACCCTTGGAGCTAATCCTGGTGCGACAACTTTTATCACCAATACTGTAAGTGCCACCGCCCAAGAAGTAGGTAGCGTTATCTTCTCTGCTACTACCAGTCCTTCGGGGACCAGCCAAACAATATTGACCACTCAAGTCCCCACCTTTCCAAATTCTACCGATAGCGTCCCCTATGAATTAGGCTTGAAATTCCGCAGCAGTAGAGGCGGACAGGTTGCCGCCATTCGCTTCTGGAAAGCTGCTAGTGAGACAGGAACTCATATTGGCAAAATCTGGACGGCAGCGGGAACTCTTATAGCAAGCGTCACTTTTACTAACGAGACGGCTTCTGGCTGGCAGGAGCAGCTTCTAGAAACGCCAATAAATATTCAAGGCAATTCGATTTATGTGGTCTCTGTCAACGTCAACGCCTATTACGTCACCACTTATGATGAACTGGTCAACCCCATAGTTAGCGGCGATCTTAGCTCAGTAGCGGACGGCAATAATGGGGTATTTAATGTAAATCCAAATTCTTTCCCAGCTGCTTCTTTCCGGAATGCTAACTATTATCGTGACATTGCCTTTGTTGTCGGCAGCAACTTGATTAAAGTCAGTGGAGACAATCAGAGTGGGGCAACGGGAGCAGCTCTAACCAACCCCCTAGTTGTGCAAGTTGTAAACGCTCAAAACAATCCTCAATCAGGGGTCACGGTAAACTTTGATATTATCAGTGGTGGGGGATCAGTGTCGCCTGCCAGTGTAGTAACTGATGGTAGTGGTCAAGCAAGTACAACTTTGACACTCGGACAGGCTCCTAGCGCACCTGGAGCGGTGATCGTAAGCGCCATAGCACCAGGCATCGGTAGTACCACCTTCTCGGCTACAGCAATTCCGGCGAACCCAAATCCCGTCTATTTGGAAAATCTCAATCCAGGCACGACTAACTGGAAGCTTGACAACCGGGGTAGTGGCGAGATCGCTGGTTATACCTCGGTTACCAGTGTCAATAAAGGGGAATCGCTGGATATTAAGGTTTCTCTTGGACAAGCTGGACAGTATACCATCGATGTGTACCGCTTGGGCTACTATGGTGGCACAGGAGGAAGGCTGATCGCAAGCAGCGGCTTGCTCAATGGCACAACCCAAGCTGCCTGTACCGTAGACCCTGATACCCGCCTAGTGGAGTGCAACTGGACAACTTCCTACGTCTTGCAGGTAGGCAATAACTGGACTAGTGGTATTTATGTAGCGAAACTGACTGACCAAGCAACTGGGGTAGTTGCTCATGTGTGGTTTGTCGTCCGCGATGATAGCAGCACTGCTGATATTTTATTCAATAGTGCCATTTCTACTGTCCTCGCCTATAGCTCAACGGGGGGTTACAGCTTGTACAGTTCTAACAGCATTGGTGGTGAACGGGCTTTCAAGGTTTCCTACGACCGGCCTTTCGCCCAGGCAACTTATCAAAACTCCAACGAGGCTGACACACCTCTGCGATGGGAATACAATATGGTGCGGTGGCTAGAATCTCTAGGTTACGATGTTACCTACACCGACAGTATGCAAATTCACACCAACGGACAAAAATTGCTCAATCACAAAGTATTCTTGTCTGTGGGTCACGATGAGTACTGGTCTAAAGAAATGCGCGATCATATCGAGGCTGCCCGTGATGGCGGAATTAATTTAGGATTTTTCTCTGCCAATACTGGTTATTGGCGAGTGAGGTTTGAAAATTCTACTCTTGCTGCCGGACAAGTGAAGCCCAACCGGGTGATGGCCTGCTACAAACCAGATTGGACATTAGATCCAGTAGCCCAGCAACAGGGACCATCAGCAGCCACTAATAAATTCCGCAGCGTTCAGAACCAGCGGCCGGAAAATTCTTTGTTAGGAGTCATGTATGGTAGTGACCTAGATACCTACGGTGGTTTTAATTTTGTCGTTGCCAACGCTAGCGATCCTTACTACGCCAACACAGGACTCAAGAATGGAGATCAGCTGGCTATGTTAGTAGGTTATGAATGGGATTTTATCGTTAATAATGGGTCTACTCCTCCCGGACTGGTCATGTTGTCTCAGTCGCCAGTAGTACCTGCTAATGTGTTGCCAAACTTCGACGAACCAGTTGGAGAAAGAGCACTCCCTGCCAACCAGGATTTTACCAAATCCCATTCAGCCCGCTATACAGCTGGTAGCGGAGCTAAAGTTTTTGCCTCCGGCTCCATTCAGTGGGCATGGGGGTTAGATAGTGACGGCGTTAGCCCATTTCGGGAAGATATTCGCGCCAAGCAAATAACCGTCAATATCCTAGCAGATATGGGGGCTAAACCCCAAGCCCCAAATGCAAGCTTGATTGTTCCTTAA
- a CDS encoding Gfo/Idh/MocA family protein, whose protein sequence is MINIGVIGYGYWGPNLVRNFVEMPGVQVRTVSDFKPELLTKVQARYPAIQITQDCQDIFTDPKIDAVAIATPVSTHFQLALAALQAGKHVLVEKPMTTTSEQAMRLIEEAEKRNLVLMVDHTFVYTGAVRKMHDLIATNSLGDIYYYDSVRVNLGLFQHDVNVVWDLAVHDLSIMNYVLPSQPYAVSATGISHVPGEPENLAYLTLFFEKNLIAHINVNWLAPVKIRRTLIGGSQRMIVYDDLEPSEKLKIYDKGITVNGNSESVYQMMIGYRTGDMWSPKLDMTEALKTEGLHFINCIEKGDRPLTDGEAGLRVVRILEAATQSLKKQGQLIELNTAGVTA, encoded by the coding sequence ATGATTAATATTGGTGTCATTGGCTATGGTTATTGGGGACCGAATCTAGTCAGAAATTTTGTCGAAATGCCAGGAGTTCAGGTAAGAACAGTCAGCGATTTTAAACCAGAACTATTGACAAAAGTGCAAGCTAGGTATCCCGCTATTCAAATTACTCAAGATTGTCAAGATATATTTACAGACCCTAAGATTGACGCTGTAGCGATCGCCACACCAGTTTCAACTCACTTTCAATTAGCTTTAGCTGCATTGCAGGCTGGTAAGCATGTGCTGGTAGAGAAGCCAATGACAACTACCTCCGAACAGGCAATGCGGCTGATTGAAGAAGCCGAAAAACGGAACCTAGTGTTAATGGTCGATCATACCTTTGTTTACACCGGTGCTGTACGCAAAATGCACGATTTGATCGCCACTAATTCACTGGGTGATATTTACTACTATGATTCTGTACGCGTTAACCTGGGACTTTTTCAGCATGATGTGAATGTCGTCTGGGATTTGGCAGTTCATGACCTATCGATTATGAACTACGTATTACCATCCCAGCCTTATGCTGTGTCGGCTACAGGCATCAGCCATGTTCCTGGAGAACCAGAAAATCTTGCCTACTTGACCTTATTCTTTGAAAAGAATCTCATCGCTCACATCAACGTCAATTGGTTGGCGCCAGTGAAAATCCGCCGCACATTAATTGGTGGTAGTCAACGGATGATTGTTTACGATGACTTAGAGCCAAGTGAAAAACTCAAGATTTACGACAAGGGTATTACAGTCAATGGCAACTCTGAAAGCGTCTACCAAATGATGATTGGTTATCGCACAGGAGATATGTGGTCACCCAAGTTGGATATGACAGAGGCATTGAAAACAGAAGGATTACACTTCATTAATTGTATTGAAAAAGGCGATCGCCCACTGACCGATGGAGAAGCAGGACTGCGGGTAGTCAGAATTCTCGAAGCTGCAACCCAGTCTCTGAAAAAGCAAGGCCAATTAATTGAACTGAATACAGCAGGGGTAACAGCATGA
- a CDS encoding ABC transporter ATP-binding protein, producing MSENMISVENLSKRYIIAHQQEGRSRYKALRDVIADGAKSFAKGFIKPGSKKMSNPAREEFWALKDISFDIQQGEAIGVIGRNGAGKSTLLKVLSRITEPTRGRIAIKGRVASLLEVGTGFHPELTGRENIYLNGSVLGMSRVEIKKKFDEIVAFAEVEKFLDTPVKRYSSGMYVRLAFSVAAHLEPEILIVDEVLAVGDSAFQKKCLGKMGDVATKEGRTVLFVSHSMQAIAQLTKRCILLSKGSVQFDGDTGKAVQLYLAGQKDDSVSQGYYQAPVNKTGNHVAWVRAHASEGEGIHCWGKPITFEFALHVTEPHESLRFSFQIVNFLQQPICIFWFFESDAPFCREPGTFILRCEIPKFRLYMGSYTLTTWFSNRRSDTLLENLREVCPFEVTMHNFERADYQWQPDECTYLEDAIWQTVEKH from the coding sequence ATGTCTGAGAACATGATTAGTGTAGAAAATTTAAGTAAAAGATATATAATCGCTCACCAGCAGGAGGGAAGAAGTCGCTACAAAGCACTACGCGATGTAATTGCTGATGGTGCTAAATCTTTTGCCAAGGGATTTATCAAACCCGGTAGCAAAAAAATGTCCAACCCAGCGCGGGAAGAATTTTGGGCATTAAAAGATATTTCTTTTGACATTCAACAAGGTGAGGCCATTGGTGTTATTGGACGCAATGGCGCTGGTAAATCTACCCTGTTAAAAGTTCTCAGCCGGATTACCGAACCGACGAGGGGACGTATCGCCATCAAAGGGCGAGTAGCAAGCTTATTAGAAGTAGGAACAGGATTCCACCCAGAACTGACGGGACGAGAGAACATTTATCTCAACGGTTCTGTTCTGGGAATGAGTAGAGTTGAAATTAAAAAGAAATTTGATGAAATAGTTGCCTTTGCTGAGGTTGAGAAGTTTTTAGATACCCCAGTCAAACGCTATTCTTCAGGAATGTACGTGCGCCTTGCTTTTTCCGTTGCAGCCCATTTAGAGCCAGAAATTTTAATTGTCGATGAAGTTTTGGCTGTAGGTGACTCGGCATTTCAGAAAAAGTGCTTGGGGAAAATGGGTGATGTGGCGACAAAAGAAGGACGAACGGTCTTATTTGTCAGTCATAGTATGCAAGCGATCGCCCAACTCACCAAACGTTGCATACTACTGTCTAAGGGTAGCGTCCAGTTTGATGGTGATACTGGCAAAGCAGTACAGTTATATCTGGCTGGCCAGAAAGATGATTCTGTCTCACAAGGATATTACCAAGCTCCTGTCAACAAAACTGGCAATCATGTAGCTTGGGTAAGGGCACACGCCTCTGAAGGAGAGGGAATTCACTGTTGGGGAAAACCGATTACCTTTGAGTTTGCCCTACATGTGACTGAACCTCATGAAAGTCTGCGTTTTTCCTTTCAGATAGTCAATTTTTTACAACAACCGATTTGTATCTTCTGGTTTTTCGAGTCTGATGCTCCGTTTTGTCGAGAGCCGGGAACATTTATTCTGCGATGTGAGATTCCCAAATTTAGACTGTATATGGGTTCATACACCTTAACAACATGGTTCTCCAACCGTCGTAGCGACACTCTGCTAGAAAATCTCAGAGAGGTTTGCCCCTTTGAAGTGACTATGCATAATTTCGAGCGTGCAGATTATCAATGGCAACCTGATGAGTGTACTTATTTAGAAGATGCTATTTGGCAAACAGTGGAAAAGCATTAA
- a CDS encoding acyltransferase, with product MSDPGKTKIVTAVHGLQAQKLDPDFEIELAEYLRTQYEQKPLIELYARFVTSDGDFDALMRRAIWRAVARKLGHNVRIGNGVGFKHLETFEIGNQVFIGSQSYIQGRFDGTCIIGNHVWIGPQSYFDARDLIIEDYVGWGPGAKVLGSAHTGLPIDVPIIQTDLEIKSVKVETGADIGMNAVILPGVTIGKGSIVGAGAVVTKDVPPFAIVAGVPAKFLRWREGYEPSENTK from the coding sequence ATGTCCGATCCAGGTAAAACTAAGATAGTCACAGCTGTCCACGGCTTACAAGCACAAAAGCTAGACCCTGACTTTGAAATTGAACTAGCAGAATATTTACGTACTCAGTACGAACAAAAACCATTAATCGAATTATACGCTCGTTTTGTTACAAGTGATGGCGACTTTGATGCGCTAATGCGCCGAGCTATTTGGCGGGCGGTAGCACGCAAATTGGGTCATAACGTTCGCATTGGCAATGGTGTAGGCTTTAAACATCTCGAAACCTTTGAGATTGGGAACCAGGTATTTATTGGTTCCCAAAGCTATATTCAGGGAAGATTCGATGGTACTTGCATTATTGGTAACCACGTTTGGATTGGCCCACAGAGTTACTTTGATGCCCGTGATTTGATTATCGAAGATTATGTGGGATGGGGACCAGGTGCAAAAGTACTAGGTTCAGCACACACTGGCTTGCCGATTGATGTTCCCATCATCCAAACCGATTTAGAAATTAAATCGGTAAAAGTGGAAACAGGAGCCGATATTGGCATGAATGCGGTAATTCTACCAGGAGTCACCATTGGCAAAGGCAGCATCGTTGGTGCTGGGGCAGTTGTCACTAAAGATGTACCGCCATTTGCGATCGTCGCTGGTGTCCCCGCAAAATTTTTACGCTGGCGGGAAGGATATGAACCATCGGAGAATACAAAATAA